Below is a window of Flavobacterium sp. CFS9 DNA.
GCTTACCACAATTAGCAGCAGGCAAATAAAAAATCCTTTAATTATTGCATTTTTAATCATTGGAAAGGGTTCTTTTAGGAAACAGAAAAGTTGTACCAAGTTTATTTATATTGTAGTTCAACGTTTTCCGGTATCACACGATTTATACTTAAAAATCAGGAACAGAACGTGAAAATAACGTCTGTTCCCGATCTGTTTTGTTATTATCTGTCGGCATTGCTCAGGTTCGGATTTAAGTCGACCTGACTTTGCGGATAGGTGTAATATTTGTTTTTAGGCATGACGATTGGTGCTGTTTCTCCAACTCTCAGATGGTAGGCATTTACGAGAACATCAAACTTATTCATACGGATCAAATCCTGACGGCGTTTTCCCTCATAGAACAATTCCCATCCTCTTTCCTGTAAAATTGCATCTCGTAAAGTAGATTTATTGTAGTCGGATAAAACCAGTAATTTAGCATGTGATCTTCCTTTTACCTGATTGATGAGGTCTATTGCTTCTGCCGTCGGGCCGCTTATTTCGTTTAATGCTTCAGCTCTGCTCAGCAATACATCCGCATAACGCAAAATGTTTACACTATGACCGTCATAATAAGTGGTTGTTTCATCATCGGCATATTTTCGGGTTGATACATCCGGCATGTAGAATTCTCCTTTTGGCGGCTGTGCTCCTAAAGAAGGTGCTTGTTTGTGAAGCAATTTATCAGTACCCATAAATTCCGGGAAGAAGCATTTTTTGCGATCGTCTTCATCTCCAAATGTGTTGTAAAAATCCCAGTTTACGGTATAATACTGCCATCTGTTTTCGACAACCGGATGATCGATAGGACCAAAATGGTTCAGAAGTTCCGTTCCGTTTACATTGGCATCGCTAAGAGACGAAAAGATGTTTTCGCTGCACCATTTGTTACTTTCTTTAAAAAGCCCTAAATAAGTAGGGAACAGGCTGTATTCGTTGAGGTTCATGACTTGTTGTGTAAGAGTGGCTACTTTTTGCCAGTCATGATTTCGTAAATATAATTTTGCCAATAATGTCAACGCTGCACCTTTTGTAGCACGTCCTACATCATTACTCTCATAAATTGCATTTTTCTTATAGTTTACCGGTAAAACAGCAGCGGCATCATTCAAATCTTTAATTAAAAGAGTTTCTATTGTTGCGACAGGAGAAGGAGGTGTCTGCTCCAGATAGTTTGGATTATCTAAGTTAGCTTCCGTCACTAAAATAACAGGGCCCCAGGAATCTGTTAAATCCATATAGGCAGAAGCTCTTAAAAATTTAGCTTCGGCTATAAACTGAGTTCGTTCCGCTTCGGTGATACCGCTCATTTTTGAAATATTGAAGATAGCAAAATTAGCGTTCGCTACTAACTTGTACATGGCATTCCAGTCTTCCAGAAGCAGACCGTTGGCAGAATTCCAAAGCCCCAGAGATAATTGTCCCGGGTCGCCGCCGTACTGACAATGCCCTAAATCTGTAGCAATATCAGTTAATGCAAAATGTCTTGTTGCCCAATATGAAAAGTTGTCTCCCACAGAAGGCCCTTTTAGTCTTCCGTAAATAGAATTAATAGAAGCGATGGCATCCGATTTGGTCTGAAATCCATTAGTATCGGTCAAACTGCTGTATACGGTAGGATCAAGATCATCATTGCATGAAAATTGCAAACCTGCCGTCAGTAAGAGGAATATGATTGTATATTTTTTCATTTTAATAAATTTTATGTTACTAAAAAAGCTTTTAGACTAATGAATGGCAACCTTAATACCCAAAATGATGGTGCGTGAAGCCGGGAATGAATTGAAATCGATTCCTCCTCCCAGATTTTGTTTGGTAGTATCGTTGGTGAAATGTCCGTTTACCTCAGGATCATTTCCGGAATAATTCGTAATCGTCAGTAAGTTTTGCCCGATAGCATACAATCTGATATGGTCTACAAATTTGAGTGGTTTTAAGACACTTTCAGGAATGGTGTATCCGATAGAAAGGTTTTTTAGTCGCAGGTAAGAAGCTTCCTCTACAAATTTTGAATTGACATAACTTCCGTAAGTACTTTTGTAGTAACCGTCTCTTGGTACATCTGTATTTTCATTAGTTCCAGCCACCCAGCGGTTTAAAGCATCTGTACTCGTGGTCGATTCTCCAACCATTCGGGTCATGTTGTAAACCGAATAATCAAAAGCTCCCTGAAAAAAGATGTTCAGATCGAAGTTCCCAATTTTGAAATCATTATTAAACCCAAGAGTGTAATGCGGTGTTGAATTGCCTAAATACGTTCTGTCTTTTACTGTAATTTCACCGTCTCCGTCTAAGTCTTCATATTTTGGATCACCCGGTTTAGACAAAGGCTGCGGAGCATATACTTCTCCGGTTTTGATTACTCCGGCATATTTAAAACCGTATAAAACTCCCATTTCTTTACCTGGTTCCAGTCTGGTAAATTCTCGTCCCGAAACCGTTCCGCTTGGATTAGAAGTATTTTGGCTGATAATCGCAACATTATCGGCAAGTGAAACTACTTCCTGTTTGTTGTAAGCCACATTTAAGGAGGTGGTCCATAAGAAATGATCGTTTTTGAAATTAGTACTGGTAATTCCCAATTCAATACCTTTATTATCAATTACTCCGGAGTTGATGGTTTGTGTATTAAAACCCCACCATCCGCCAATAGGAACTCTGATCAGGGCATCGGTAGTTCTTTTTTTATACACATCGATGGTTGCGGTTATTCTGTCGTTAAAAAATCCCATATCCAAACCAATATCAGTCTGAGTGGTTTGTTCCCATTTTAAATCCTTATTGGCTAAATTGGCAGGTTCTGTACCATTAACAAAATTCCCATCTCCAATAGTTACGCCCCAGGCTTTTAAGGTAGGCATGAAGGCATAATCTCCGATACCATCTGCTCCTGTAACACCATAGCTGACTCTTAACTTAAGATCAGAGACCGTTTTGGAGTTTTGCATAAAAGATTCGTTAGATATCTT
It encodes the following:
- a CDS encoding RagB/SusD family nutrient uptake outer membrane protein, whose protein sequence is MKKYTIIFLLLTAGLQFSCNDDLDPTVYSSLTDTNGFQTKSDAIASINSIYGRLKGPSVGDNFSYWATRHFALTDIATDLGHCQYGGDPGQLSLGLWNSANGLLLEDWNAMYKLVANANFAIFNISKMSGITEAERTQFIAEAKFLRASAYMDLTDSWGPVILVTEANLDNPNYLEQTPPSPVATIETLLIKDLNDAAAVLPVNYKKNAIYESNDVGRATKGAALTLLAKLYLRNHDWQKVATLTQQVMNLNEYSLFPTYLGLFKESNKWCSENIFSSLSDANVNGTELLNHFGPIDHPVVENRWQYYTVNWDFYNTFGDEDDRKKCFFPEFMGTDKLLHKQAPSLGAQPPKGEFYMPDVSTRKYADDETTTYYDGHSVNILRYADVLLSRAEALNEISGPTAEAIDLINQVKGRSHAKLLVLSDYNKSTLRDAILQERGWELFYEGKRRQDLIRMNKFDVLVNAYHLRVGETAPIVMPKNKYYTYPQSQVDLNPNLSNADR